One genomic window of Rhinolophus ferrumequinum isolate MPI-CBG mRhiFer1 chromosome 23, mRhiFer1_v1.p, whole genome shotgun sequence includes the following:
- the AAR2 gene encoding protein AAR2 homolog — protein sequence MAATQMDPELAKHLFFEGATVVILNMPKGTEFGIDYNSWEVGPKFRGVKMIPPGIHFLHYSSVDKAYPREVGPRMGFFLSLQQRGLMVLRWNAVLEEVDLSPAPEAEVEAMRANLQELDPFLGPYPYATLKKWVSLTSFITEATMERLQPESRQICAFSEMLPVLSMRHTKDRVGQNLPRCGTECKSYQEGLARLPEMKPKAGTEIRFSELPTQMFPAGATPAEITRHSMDLSYALETVLSKQFPSNPQDVLGELQFAFVCFLLGNVYEAFEHWKQLLNLLCRSEEAMGKHHGLYVNLISILYHQLGEIPADFFVDIVSQDNFLTSTLQVFFSSARSIAVDATLRRKAEKFQAHLTKKFRWDFEAEPEDCAPVVVELPEGVETG from the exons ATGGCTGCTACGCAGATGGATCCTGAACTTGCCAAGCACCTCTTCTTTGAAGGGGCCACTGTGGTCATCTTGAATATGCCCAAGGGGACAGAGTTTGGCATTGACTACAACTCCTGGGAGGTGGGGCCCAAGTTCCGGGGTGTGAAAATGATCCCACCAGGCATCCACTTCCTTCACTACAGCTCTGTGGACAAGGCCTACCCCAGGGAGGTGGGCCCTCGGATGGGCTTCTTCCTTAGCCTGCAGCAGCGGGGGCTGATGGTCCTGCGCTGGAACGCAGTCCTGGAAGAGGTAGacctctcccctgccccagaGGCTGAGGTGGAGGCCATGAGGGCCAACCTCCAGGAGCTGGACCCGTTCCTGGGACCTTACCCATACGCCACGCTCAAGAAGTGGGTCTCACTCACCAGCTTCATCACTGAGGCCACAATGGAGAGGCTGCAGCCTGAGAGCCGGCAGATCTGTGCCTTCTCGGAGATGCTGCCTGTGCTCTCCATGAGGCATACCAAGGACCGCGTGGGGCAGAATCTACCCCGCTGCGGCACCGAGTGCAAAAGCTACCAGGAAGGCCTGGCCCGGCTGCCTGAGATGAAGCCCAAAGCCGGGACAGAGATCCGCTTCTCAGAGCTGCCCACCCAGATGTTCCCGGCAGGTGCCACGCCAGCAGAGATAACCAGGCACAGCATGGACCTGAGCTATGCCCTGGAGACTGTGCTCAGCAAGCAGTTCCCCAGCAACCCCCAGGATGTGCTCG GTGAACTTCAGTTTGCCTTTGTATGCTTCCTGCTGGGGAATGTGTATGAAGCGTTTGAGCACTGGAAGCAGCTCCTGAACCTCCTGTGCCGGTCGGAGGAAGCGATGGGGAAGCACCACGGTCTCTACGTGAACCTCATTTCCATCCTGTACCACCAGCTCGGCGAGATCCCTGCCGACTTCTTTGTGGACATTGTCTCCCAGGACAACTTCCTCACCAGCACCTTACAG gttttcttttcctccGCCCGCAGCATTGCCGTGGATGCCACCCTGAGGCGGAAAGCTGAGAAGTTCCAGGCGCACTTGACCAAGAAATTTCGGTGGGACTTTGAGGCAGAGCCTGAGGACTGCGCCCCGGTGGTGGTGGAGCTCCCCGAGGGTGTGGAGACCGGCTAA